A genome region from Pygocentrus nattereri isolate fPygNat1 chromosome 6, fPygNat1.pri, whole genome shotgun sequence includes the following:
- the gmppaa gene encoding mannose-1-phosphate guanyltransferase alpha-A isoform X2 has translation MLKAVILIGGPQKGTRFRPLSFEVPKPLFPVAGVPMLQHHIEACAQVPNMKEILLVGFYQPNEELNRFLLSAQQDFKVSVRYLQEYAALGTGGGIYHFRDQILSGSPEAFVVMNADVCSEFPLMDMLNFQKEHGDAHSFIILGTAANRKQSLNYGCIVENEQTSEVLHYVEKPSTFVSDIINCGIYLFTPDIFQHIGAVFQKNQQDLMLDEQSNGWQRAEAIRLEQDIFTALAGQGKLYVYKTDRFWSQIKSAGSAIYASRLYLNQYHKTHPERLAANKDGGPKICGNVYIHPTANIDPTAVLGPNVSIGTGVTIGAGVRVRESIILHGATLQDHSCVLNSIVGWESTIGKWARVEGTPSDPNPNDPYSKIDSETLFRDGKLTPSITILGCNVTIPSEVIILNSIVLPHKDLNRSFKNQIIL, from the exons ATGCTGAAAGCTGTGATTCTGATCGGAGGGCCCCAGAAAG gcACGCGATTCCGTCCGCTGTCTTTCGAGGTGCCCAAGCCTCTGTTTCCGGTTGCAGGAGTCCCAATGCTGCAGCACCACATAGAGGCCTGTGCTCAG GTCCCAAACATGAAGGAGATCCTGCTGGTTGGGTTTTACCAGCCAAACGAAGAGCTCAACCGCTTCTTACTGTCCGCACAGCAAGACTTCAAAGTATCAGTTAG GTACCTGCAGGAGTACGCCGCTCTGGGCACAGGAGGAGGCATTTACCACTTCAGAGATCAGATCCTGTCGGGCTCCCCGGAGGCCTTTGTTGTCATGAACGCAGACGTGTGCTCAGAGTTTCCCCTGATGGACATGCTGAACTTCCAGAAGGAGCACGGGGACGCGCACAGCTTCATCATCCTCGGCACTGCG GCCAACAGAAAGCAGTCGTTAAACTACGGCTGCATTGTTGAGAATGAGCAAACGAGTGAG GTGCTGCATTACGTGGAGAAACCCAGCACGTTCGTGAGCGACATCATAAACTGTGGAATCTATCTGTTCACCCCGGACATCTTCCAGCACATCGGCGCCGTTTTTCAGAAGAACCAGCAGGACCTGATGCT AGACGAGCAGTCTAACGGCTGGCAGCGAGCCGAGGCCATCCGTCTGGAGCAGGACATCTTCACCGCGCTGGCAGGCCAGGGCAAGCTCTACGTCTACAAAACGGACCGATTCTGGAGCCAGATCAAGTCCGCCGG CTCTGCCATCTATGCCAGTCGACTGTATCTCAACCAGTACCATAAGACCCATCCCGAACGACTGGCCGCGAATAAGGACGGAGGGCCTAAAATATGTG GAAACGTTTACATCCATCCGACGGCCAACATTGACCCCACTGCTGTG TTGGGTCCGAATGTGTCGATAGGAACCGGAGTGACGATTGGAGCTGGAGTTCGAGTGAGAGAGTCCATCATCCTCCATGGAGCCACGTTACAG gatCACAGCTGTGTGTTAAACAGCATCGTGGGCTGGGAGAGCACTATTGGTAAATGGGCGAGAGTGGAGGGCACCCCGAGTGACCCCAACCCCAATGACCCGTACTCCAAAATTGACAGCGAAACCCTCTTTAGAGACGGAAAACTCACTCCATCCATCACCATTCTGG
- the gmppaa gene encoding mannose-1-phosphate guanyltransferase alpha-A isoform X1 produces the protein MLKAVILIGGPQKGTRFRPLSFEVPKPLFPVAGVPMLQHHIEACAQVPNMKEILLVGFYQPNEELNRFLLSAQQDFKVSVRYLQEYAALGTGGGIYHFRDQILSGSPEAFVVMNADVCSEFPLMDMLNFQKEHGDAHSFIILGTAANRKQSLNYGCIVENEQTSEVLHYVEKPSTFVSDIINCGIYLFTPDIFQHIGAVFQKNQQDLMLYPYEGDEQSNGWQRAEAIRLEQDIFTALAGQGKLYVYKTDRFWSQIKSAGSAIYASRLYLNQYHKTHPERLAANKDGGPKICGNVYIHPTANIDPTAVLGPNVSIGTGVTIGAGVRVRESIILHGATLQDHSCVLNSIVGWESTIGKWARVEGTPSDPNPNDPYSKIDSETLFRDGKLTPSITILGCNVTIPSEVIILNSIVLPHKDLNRSFKNQIIL, from the exons ATGCTGAAAGCTGTGATTCTGATCGGAGGGCCCCAGAAAG gcACGCGATTCCGTCCGCTGTCTTTCGAGGTGCCCAAGCCTCTGTTTCCGGTTGCAGGAGTCCCAATGCTGCAGCACCACATAGAGGCCTGTGCTCAG GTCCCAAACATGAAGGAGATCCTGCTGGTTGGGTTTTACCAGCCAAACGAAGAGCTCAACCGCTTCTTACTGTCCGCACAGCAAGACTTCAAAGTATCAGTTAG GTACCTGCAGGAGTACGCCGCTCTGGGCACAGGAGGAGGCATTTACCACTTCAGAGATCAGATCCTGTCGGGCTCCCCGGAGGCCTTTGTTGTCATGAACGCAGACGTGTGCTCAGAGTTTCCCCTGATGGACATGCTGAACTTCCAGAAGGAGCACGGGGACGCGCACAGCTTCATCATCCTCGGCACTGCG GCCAACAGAAAGCAGTCGTTAAACTACGGCTGCATTGTTGAGAATGAGCAAACGAGTGAG GTGCTGCATTACGTGGAGAAACCCAGCACGTTCGTGAGCGACATCATAAACTGTGGAATCTATCTGTTCACCCCGGACATCTTCCAGCACATCGGCGCCGTTTTTCAGAAGAACCAGCAGGACCTGATGCT ATACCCGTATGAAGG AGACGAGCAGTCTAACGGCTGGCAGCGAGCCGAGGCCATCCGTCTGGAGCAGGACATCTTCACCGCGCTGGCAGGCCAGGGCAAGCTCTACGTCTACAAAACGGACCGATTCTGGAGCCAGATCAAGTCCGCCGG CTCTGCCATCTATGCCAGTCGACTGTATCTCAACCAGTACCATAAGACCCATCCCGAACGACTGGCCGCGAATAAGGACGGAGGGCCTAAAATATGTG GAAACGTTTACATCCATCCGACGGCCAACATTGACCCCACTGCTGTG TTGGGTCCGAATGTGTCGATAGGAACCGGAGTGACGATTGGAGCTGGAGTTCGAGTGAGAGAGTCCATCATCCTCCATGGAGCCACGTTACAG gatCACAGCTGTGTGTTAAACAGCATCGTGGGCTGGGAGAGCACTATTGGTAAATGGGCGAGAGTGGAGGGCACCCCGAGTGACCCCAACCCCAATGACCCGTACTCCAAAATTGACAGCGAAACCCTCTTTAGAGACGGAAAACTCACTCCATCCATCACCATTCTGG